Proteins encoded together in one Planctomyces sp. SH-PL14 window:
- a CDS encoding NUDIX domain-containing protein, with protein sequence MRVSESALALFTRSTPDGTTAYLTQWNERWRAYSLIGGHRRKGETFRDCCVREVTEELRLMPEIDFQISDRPVTTRLEYKAFSKSAGAETRYAFELFSGWLRDDAVATRVLEAPENCWVSEAEVRAGRTLSGKAIDAQVARSLDWIAGRESAE encoded by the coding sequence ATGCGTGTTTCTGAGTCGGCCTTGGCGTTGTTTACCCGTTCCACGCCCGATGGGACAACGGCGTACCTGACGCAATGGAATGAACGGTGGCGGGCGTATTCCTTGATCGGCGGCCACCGGCGGAAGGGAGAGACGTTCCGTGACTGTTGCGTGCGGGAGGTGACGGAGGAGTTGCGGCTGATGCCGGAGATTGACTTCCAGATCTCCGACCGGCCCGTGACGACCCGGCTCGAATACAAGGCGTTCTCGAAGTCGGCCGGCGCGGAGACGCGATATGCCTTCGAGCTGTTCAGTGGCTGGCTTCGCGACGACGCGGTGGCGACAAGAGTCTTGGAGGCGCCGGAGAACTGCTGGGTGAGCGAGGCGGAGGTCCGCGCCGGACGGACATTGTCCGGGAAGGCGATCGATGCGCAGGTGGCTCGCTCCTTGGACTGGATTGCCGGCCGTGAGTCCGCGGAGTGA